The region TCGAGCACGACGCCGTCCGTCAGGTCGTCGTTGCTCACGTCCACGCCCACCAGCACCAGGGCCGGCCGACCGTCGCTCTTCAGCGCATGGTAGTAACGCATCGCCGCGCAGCCGGGCTGGTCGAGCAGCTCCAGGATCGGGCCGGAATGGAACGCGCCTCCCTTCTCGTCGTTGGAGCGGGTCTCGCGGAACCGGCGCGTCATGCGCGCCGCGTCAGCGAGCTGGATGTGGTGGTCACGCGTGGGGAGAAACATGGCTACCTCCTGGTAGGATGGGAATGAAAACGGCCGGCTCAGGGGCCGGCCCCGCCAGGAGGAATCTCCTCACATTAGTTCGAGGTGGCATCCTCGTACTACTTCGAGGGTATAGACTCGAACTACTTAGAGGGTATCTGTTCCGGTGATTCCGGGGTGAGAAGTCGAATGCTAGGAGGCGTCCCGACCTGCGGCTTCGGCCTCGCTGATGGCGGTGAGGATCGCAAACCTCACCAAGCCCCGCTCGGCGGCGATGCCGAGGACCTTGCGGATATTGTGGCGGTGGAAGGCGACGGTCGATGGCTGGAGGCCCAGGGCCTCGGCGATTTCCGCCGTGGAGCGGCCCTCCCCGATCATGCGGACGATCTCGTGCTGCCGAGGCGTGAGCCGCGCCATGGCCAGGTGCCCGGCGTCGAGGCTGACGCGATGGGTAAGCTTGGGAACGAGTCGCGACACGAACCGCCGGCCGGCCAGGACCTCGTTGATGGCGACCTCGAGTTCCTCGATTCCGGCATCCTTCGGGACGAAGCCGTCGGCGCCGGCGGTGAGCGCGGCGTCCGCCAGGACCCGGTCCACATGCATCGTGACCACCAGCACCTTCATCTCCGGCCGAAGGGCTTTCACGTCCGGGAGCAGATCGAGTCCGCTGCGCCCGGGGAGGGCCAAGTCGAGGAGCAGCACGTCGGCGGTGGTCCGGCGCAGGGTCGTGAGCAGGCTCTCGCCGTCGTAGGCCACGGCGACCACGTCGAACCGCGGCGCGAGCAAGTTCCGCAGTCCCTCGACGAGGAGGTGGTGGTCGTCCGCCAGGATCAGGCGCCGGAGCTTCGGCCTCATCCGTCCCCGCGCGGCAGGACCGCTTCGACGGTCGTCCCTGAGCCCGGCGCGCTGGTGACTGCGAGCCGTCCCTTCACCAATTCGGCCCGCTCGCGCATCGCGCGCAAGCCGATTCCGCTCTCGGTCCGGCGGCCGGCGGGGAGCCCGCGGCCGGAGTCCCTTACCCGCAGCCGCACCGTGTGCTCGTTGGCTTCCAGCTCGACCGTGACGCGCTCGGTTTGCGCGTGCCGGACCACGTTCCGCAGCGATTCCTGAGCGATGCGGTAGGCCGCCAGTCCCACGTCGGGCCGGAGCGGCACGTCCGCACCTGTCACCGACACGTCAACGACCAGCCCAGTGGTTCGCGAGAACTCAGTGCCGAGCGCCTGGAGCGCGCGCGCCAGGCCTACCTGTTCGACCAACGACGGATGGAGCTGGTGCGCGACGGAACGGAGTATCACGCCGAGGTCCTGGAGCTCGGTCGCGATGGCGCGGGCGCGGCGCGCCACGTCTCCGCCGTTGCCGGGGAGCTTGATGGCGAGATCGTCCACCTCGTGGCCGATCATGGCCACGCGCTGAAGGGCGTCGTCGTGCACCTCGCGCGCGATGCGGGCGCGCTCGTCCTCCTGGGCCGCGAGGAGGCGCCGCGCGAAGTCCTGCTGCATGGCGAGCCGCCGGCGCTGGGCAAGGATCAGGGCGGCGCCGAGGGCGACCAGGACGATGCCGACGGAGAGGACACCGGCGACGAAGAGGCTCCAGATTGCCTGTGGTGCACTTGGCACGTCACGCCTCGGGCGATCGAGAGAAAAGCCACGACATTGATCACGGACCACAGCACGTAGGCCCGCGCCACCAGTGTCCGATCGCCGCCGAGCAGCGCGGCCAGCGGGCCGATGGTGCTGTTGCCTCCGAAATAGAGGCAAAGACCCGCGCACGTCCAGAACCAACTTTGACCGGCAAGGCCTCCCTCGGCCTCGTTCATGCTCCGGTCGACCAGGGTCCATGCCGCCGCCGCCATTCCGAGCACGCTGAGCAGCGGCTCGGCCGCCGTGGAGAAGGTACTGGTGTTCTCGACCGCCGCCAGGAGCACGCCCCAGACCGTGATCGCCAGGGGGATGGCGAGGCGAAGGGTGAGCCGGGCCACGTCGCGGGTCTGCCACTCCGCCAGCGCCCAGAGCACCAGGGCGGTTTCCGCCGGGAGTGCTGCGTACGTCAGCCAGTGGTTGTTGAGGCCGTTCAGCGCCAACGCTATCCCCACACCCTCCTGGAGGGTGATCAGGAGGGACCAGGCGAGGATCCACCGGGCGGCGCCCCGGGGCCGCGACCTGGTGAGGAGGGTCGCGAGCGCCGGTAGCGCCGGGTAGGCGGAACTCATGTA is a window of Gemmatimonadales bacterium DNA encoding:
- a CDS encoding response regulator transcription factor, which codes for MRPKLRRLILADDHHLLVEGLRNLLAPRFDVVAVAYDGESLLTTLRRTTADVLLLDLALPGRSGLDLLPDVKALRPEMKVLVVTMHVDRVLADAALTAGADGFVPKDAGIEELEVAINEVLAGRRFVSRLVPKLTHRVSLDAGHLAMARLTPRQHEIVRMIGEGRSTAEIAEALGLQPSTVAFHRHNIRKVLGIAAERGLVRFAILTAISEAEAAGRDAS
- a CDS encoding sensor histidine kinase encodes the protein MPSAPQAIWSLFVAGVLSVGIVLVALGAALILAQRRRLAMQQDFARRLLAAQEDERARIAREVHDDALQRVAMIGHEVDDLAIKLPGNGGDVARRARAIATELQDLGVILRSVAHQLHPSLVEQVGLARALQALGTEFSRTTGLVVDVSVTGADVPLRPDVGLAAYRIAQESLRNVVRHAQTERVTVELEANEHTVRLRVRDSGRGLPAGRRTESGIGLRAMRERAELVKGRLAVTSAPGSGTTVEAVLPRGDG